CTTTGTCAATAATATAATGTATAAGGCTGCTAATTGCTTAATGGTCACTCTAATTCCAAAACATAGTGGTGTGAAAAGGATAAAGGATTATAGGTCGATTGCTTGTTGTAGTACTCTTTACAAAATAATCTCCAAAATCACAGCCAATAGAATGGGCAAGGCGCTAAATGCTATCGTCTATGATTTAGAAGGCATGTGATACGGTAGATTGGAATGCCTTACATAGTATCATGAACGAAGTTGGATTCCCAAGAAAATTCACCGAATGGATAATAGTTGTGGTAACATTTGTTTCTTATAGATTTAATGTTAATGGATAGTGTACTGAAATTATGGAGATAAAGACAAGGCTTAGACAAGGATATCCCATATCGCATGTACTCTTTGTTGTGGTGATGGAATCTCTCAGCAGATACTTATTCAAAATGTAGAAGAATAGTAATTACAATTACCATCCAAAATGTGAAAAATTGAGTATTACAAATCTGTGCTTTGCAGACGACCTTGTGATGTTCTCGCGAGGTGATAAGATATCGGTTCAAATGATGATGAATGTATTCAATAGATTTTCAAGGGTAACAGGGCCGGTAGTAAATCCCGTGAAATGCAAACTATACTGTGTTGGAGTTGATTTGGAAGCTAAACCGAATTTTCTTAACACAACAGGATTCCAGGAAGAGCATCTACCTTTCAAATATTTAGGGGTACCGGTACCTAGAAAAAAATCTTGCTAGTAATCACTTTATGCCGCTAGTGGATCCAATTGACTGTAAGATCAAACATTGGACTGCTCGGATGTTAACATACGCAGGGAGAATGCAGCTTATTAAGAGTGTAACATTTGCTCTTACTAACTACTGGCTACAATGCTTCCCATTTCCCAAATGTGTGATTCAAAAAATAGAATCAATCTGTCGTATTTTCTTGTAGACATGAGGTATTGAAGGTAGTCGAAAGTCATCGGCGGCGTGGAAGAAAGTATGTAAACCCAAATGTCAAGGTGGTTTGAATATTATTGACATAGAGATGTGGAACAAAACCAATTTGATTAAGCTTCTATAGAATTTGAGTGATAAATCCGACTCTCTTTGGGTTAGATGAATTCAAGCTTATTATATGAAGCATAAGCACATGATGGATATTGATATTAAGCCTACTTACACTTGGATTATGAAGGTTATTCTTAAGCAAAGAGATGATATAAAGAATATGGGAGAGTGGAACGAAGTCATGGAATGGAGTAAGTTCAACATGGGCAGAGTTTATAGAATATTGCAGAAAGTTACTTAAAAGGTTGAATGAAGGGGCTTAATGTTTGACAATATTGCATAACCCCATGCAGTTTTTATCTTGTGGCTTGTATGTCATGAAAGACTAGCCACTAAGGATGGATTACTCAAGTTTGGAATGATAGATAATATGAAATGTTGTTTTTGCTCAGGTGGGGAATTAATAAAGCATCTGTTCTTCGAATGCCCCATTACAAAAAAGATTTGGGTTGAAATTCAGGAGTGGATGCAGGTTCAACATAGACCTGAAGATTGGCACAAGGAGGTCGATTGGTTAATTTATCACACTAAGGAAAAGAGTGCAAAGGCTGCTGTAATCAAATTGGAAGCCATATATGAAATATGGAATCTCATAAATAATAAAAGTTTTGGCAAGAAGAAAGCTACCATGCAAATAGGGAGGAAAATTATAGACACTATAGTTTATAGAGGTTGGAGTAATAAGAAGCTAAGGAAGTATATAGCTATCCTGATGTTAGAAGGATGATAGATTTCTCTAAGTTCCATAGTTTCCTTAATTTCATAGTGGCTGGATCTGTAACATCTTTTTAACCCTTGTAAAATATTCACAATATAAtacaaattaattcaaataaaacaacCACACGAGGATGTCACCTTCATAAGTAAATGTCCCACTCTGTAACACGGGttctaaaaattatataaatcaaaCATTTCTTTAATAACACAATAATAATGTCAACTATCTCGAAGCAGAATTCATAGTTTGAAAATATCTTTATTAAACTTCATAAAACATCATTCATAACTTCAACGTTCAAGTTCCATAACCCAAAACATCACAATGCCATGAAAGGTAATTCATCATAATAAAACGATTAAAGAGAAATATAATAGTTCCAAAAAAGCAAAACAACGATCCTGACCCAGAttttacgtatcagagcaagactcaCTTTTTATTCTAAATAAACGACAAAAGGACTCCACGAAGTTATCCTCTAACTTCCGCAGACTATTcctgattacctgcacgttatccacctggaggcaacattcaaaaagaaagagagtgagtatttcataattattttataagacataaggaataaatACAGTAATGGCACACAAATAATCAACAACCACACATACACCAATACAACGTATCCTAATGCTTCACATACTTACACCTGAACGTCATCATATAATTTAATCACACCCATCAATTGATTCATCATTCACATCACGAATACTCAAAAATCATTCAATCATGAAATGTCACAAGCAATGCAATGCAACACcaagactcatgcatgtggtaccaacacttCACTCATGACTCATTCATCGTTCTCTAAAGATCCCCACCAATAGGATTGATTCTCGCTTGGAAATGGAATACTTCACAATATCGCACTCAATCCGCACAATGGGATTGAGGCAATCACTGGACAATTTGTCCTACAGACATCATTGGACTATTATCCTATAATATGCTATGAATATATGATGCACAACTTCATAATAATCAACGACCACAAATAGTCAAAATGGCATCATAATTCATTCATCATATCTTATCACATATTCATCTCAACTACACAACCATCTCAATCAAAACAACACCAATTGTCAGGTTATTCAACCATCACATCTTCATAGAATTATAACAAGCATATACATACATGTAATCGCATAATCAAATTCGATATAAACGGCTCTCTAAATCCATCCAAACATACTTATTAAATCTGGAAAATTACTCAAAAATTAGTATAAATCATAAGCTTCCATAATccgaaatcatttttcaaaaataacatttttcgtccCAGTGGCCCTTGCTAAGCTCCCCCTGCCCGCGCTACGCGCGTTCTAAGTGCGCTTTATGATTTCTGCAGAAAAATTCTACGCCAATAGCCTTATACCAGTCAGAGTTTTCCACCCCAAAAcctattttaatcattatttccCTGCAAATTAAGGCATATTAACCTAGTTCTAACATGTATTAATCATTACAAACATCAAACCCCAATTGTTCATCACAACTTTAATACCCATCATTAAACCCTAGACCTTCAAATCCATAAACATGGTGAATTTGACTACAGTTCATGTCATCATTCACCAATTCCTCAATTAACAACATCCCATAACATACAAATAACATAATCCAAAcaaacatcgtcatagttcatcAAGATAATCAAATTCATCATAAAACCCCAATACACAACCCAACCTACAATTATCAATTCCTTaaggaaaatataataattaggataacccccttaccttagattataGGTTAGCATGATTCTCTTTCTAAATTCTACGGTcgattcttcttctcttcttcttaccctaactttttctttctttcacgctTCTCCAAAAAGTATACGTTGAATGAATATTCTCCCCTTTTTCTCTATTTACTTAGTTAGACTTAGAACCCCTAATATGATATCCCTATTGTTCCCTTACTAACTCCACCTCACATTatctcatttattttattttaattaaatagtaatgttaattagaattatatttattttattaatctaaCTAACACCTTAATTTCACTACCCCACACACATCACACTTAGGTATCACACGTCACATAAACATCACATATACTCATCGATAAATCACAATGACTCATATAATCACAAAAACAACCAAAtaatagattaaataattaaatctaatttttGAGGTATTACAACTCTCCCCCTCTTAAAGAATTTTTTCCCTCGAAAATTACCTAGCGGAAACAAGAACGGACAAGAATATGTCATATGATCTTCTCGCTCCCATTTCAGACTTTCACCCACTGGTCCACCCTGCAACACCTTCACGAAGGCTATCTTTTTACCTCACAATTGTTTCACTTCCCGTCCTTCTATTCACACTGGTGACGCTTAAATAATCAGGTTATCTCTCACTTATACATCATCCATTTGAATCACATGTGAAGGATGcaaaatgtatttcctcaattgagacacatgaaacaaatCATGAAGATTCACAAGTGACGGCGACAAAGCAATCCGATAGACCACCTCACCCATCCTCTATGAAATATGATACGAACCAATAAAACACGGCGTAAACTTTTGCGACCTCAAAGCTCTACCGAAACCAGTTACTAGGGGTGGTAAAGCGGGCAGCCCGCCCCGTTTAAGCTCGTCCAAAAGCGGGGTGGGGCGGGGCGGGCTAACTTAGGTGTCCGAGATCAAAAGTCAAGCCCGCCCCGTTTACTAACGAGTTGGCGGATTGGCGGGCGGGCCCgccaattttattaatttattttacaatttgatttactaaataatttataaatttcttatTATTACCAAAGAGGTCGATAAAAGATTTTTCTTAACAACACACAATATAACTTCAACATGTCTTAAAGACCAATTAcaacaaaaaaatgaaataaactcaagcacaataaaaaaaaatataaaaataaatacatcaCAATGCATAAAAAGTAACTACTAAAAGAATTCAATTAAGAATTTACACAAGACAAACAGTAATATTACATTGCATAATACATCACAATGCATAAAATAGTATTGCATAAAATATCAGCACCTAACTTTCTCAATTTTTATATCATATAGACTCTAATATTGAccattttttaatagttaaatCATAAATTTGTCCCACGTATACACTAATCAAATCCTTCATGTTCTTAAAATCAACATCTATTTCTAAAAAATACATGTAAGCTAATGTATTGAGAATTTAATAAATATGCATACCATATAAgtgttattttatttcaaaattttcaatcaacacttgtattagaaagttatagaaataatattataattataattcaatcATCAGTCAACATAATCTTAAGAGAAGAGTGTTGTTTTTATAGTTAAagttattttaattctaaaataaaataaaaagttttaaaaaaaagccCGCGGGCAAAACCCGCCCCGCCCCGCTTTTTTAAGCGGGTTAGGCGGGGCGGGCCAACTTAAGGACCGAGCTGAAACCCTCAGCCCAACCCGTCCAAAATGGCGAGTCAAACGGACCGACCCGGCGGACCTGGCCCGTTTTTCCACCCCTACCAGTTACCACTGTAACTCTAAAAAATACATGATCATCCACCTAGAACTCAAGtgctttcctcctcttatcatgataaatattttgacgactctgagaagtcttcaccCTCTCTCGAATCATCCTTATCTTTTTAATGGTATCCTCAACAATCTCATGTCCGAGTACATCAAACTCTCCTGATTCATTCCAACACAGCGGAGTTCTACACTTTCTACCATACAATGCATCATACGGTGTcataccgatactcgcatgaaaactattgttgtaagtaaactcaATCAATGGAAAATGGCTATCCCAAGATCCTCCTTGGTCTAACACACAAGACCTCAAAAAAAATTCTTGAATGAATAGTCCTCTTGGTGTGACCATCCATCTGCagatgatacgccaaactcaatCTTAATGTAGTACCCAACGCATCttgcaaaatcttccaaaaccttGACATAAACCTCATATCTCTATCAGACACAATACTCGATGGTATCCCGTGCAATTTGACAATCACTTCAATATAAATCTCAGCTAACTTAGAAATAGGATGGTTAATATTCGTTGGTAAGAaatgagcagacttagtcaacctatccatATAACCTAAATAGAATCATTTCCCTTGGCGGTCTTCAGTAAACctgtcacaaaatccatggaaatactatcccacttccactcttGAATGTTCAACGGTTACATTAACCCATAAagtttctgatgttcaaccttcgatTATGAAAAGTTAAGCAAGCATAAATAAACTCAACAACATCTTTCTTCAtgccaggccaccaaaacaatcTCTTTAAGTCCTGGTACATTTTCGTAGCACCTAGATGAATACTTAAGCCACTTCTacgtccttcttcaagaatactcttcttaaGTTCTGAAACATCTGAAATACACACTCTATTCCCAAATATCATCACACCATTCTCATCAACTCGGAATTCACCTCGtctaccttggttaatcaatgttaaCTGCTcaaccaatttcaatttggatttTTGCCCTTCTCGAATTTTGTCAAGGATACTACTCGTCAATTTTAACATTCCCAATTTCATACTATTAGGAGTTGATTCACACATTAAACTCATATCTATGAATTGTTCAACTAATTCTAATTCAcgcaccatcatcatcattatcaacatATGCAAAGACTTTCTACTTAATGCGTCAGCCACCACATTttctttaccaggatggtaactcaattcaaaatcataatccttcagcaATTCAATCCATCTTTTGTGCCTCATGTTTAAGTCCTTCTGATCAAATAAGCACTTCTAAATTTTGTGatcgctaaacacttcaaacTTAGAGCcaaaaagataatgtctccaaattttcaaaacaaacaccatatcgaccaactctaagtcatgcatAGGATAATTcgtctcatgaactttaagttgtctAGAAGCATAAGAAACAACTTTTccattttgcatcaatacaccaccaaGGCCCATCTTTGACGCATTACAATACACTACAAAAGACTCACtcagattaggcaaaattaataCCGGAGAGGTCGCCAACTTTTTCTTCATTTCCACAAAACTCCCTTCACACGCAACATCTCATACATAAGCTTGACCCTTTCGAGTCAACTGAGTCAATGGTACCAcaaacttagaaaatccttcttTGAACCTTTGATAGTAACCAACTAAACCAAGAAAGCTTCGAATCTCAGTCGCAGACTCTAGATTCTCCCACTGCAACAAAAcatcaactttagaaggatccacatAAATTCCACCACTAGAAATCAtgtggccaagaaaactcactttcTTCACCCAAAACTCAAACTTAGACGACTTTGTAtataacttcttctctttcaatactTGCAACACCATAACATGTTCATATTCCGATTTggaataaatcaaaatatcatgaATGAACACCACCATAAACTTATCCAAATAGGAATGGAAATTtcgattcatatattccataaaaacacttGGATCATTCGACACTAGAATGGTATCACAATATATTCATAATAaccatacctcgttcggaaaGCCGTCTTCGGAATATCATCCAGTttaacacgaatctgatgataacccAATCTCAAATCAATCTTATTGAAAACATTAGTACCCACTAATTGATCCACCAAATcgtcaattcttggaagtggatactaaTTCTTGATAGCCACTTTGTTCAACTTCCTGTAGTCCTCACACAATCTAGTACTTTCGTCTTTCTTATTAACcaacaacacaggcgcaccccactaTGAAACACTCGGTCGAACAAACTTTTTCTCGAGCATCTCttccaattgcttcttcagctcATTCATCTCGAAAGCCAACATTCTATAAAGAGCCATCGATACCGAACTCGTACCTAGCATCAACTCTATAGAAAACTCTAATTCATGTTCTAGGGGCAAATCACTTATATAATATGGAAATACCTCAGGAAATTCACAGACAATCACAAGTTCAACACTTGCAGTTTCACGGTCACTTTGCAACGACGCGAACATTGCAAACATCACGACCTCGTCTCTAAGGCATTCACTCACTTGCTTAGAAGTCAACAACATCAATCCTCCACCATTACCAAACTTTGGAAACCTCAACGTATTATTGAAACAATTTATATGAACATAGTTGTACTTCAACCAGTTCATCCTAAGAATCACATCGATTTGGTGTAAGGGTAGACAAACCAAATGCTTCACAAAACTCTTATCAAAGATAGTCAAAGGACATCCTTTACAAACAAAAGTAGTAGTAACAAAACCATTATCAGGAGTATCTATTACCATACTACCATCCATAAAATACAATTCCAATCCCAACATAGTAGCACAATCAAGCAAAATAAACgaatgagtagcaccagtatctACAATAGTAGCCAATTCGACACTGTTAATTAAACAAGTATCTCGAATCAAGTTGTCCTTCTTGAAGTCTTTTGTTCCTCTCAAAGCAAACACTCTACCATTGGTCTTGGCAGCATTAGCATCCTTCATTTGCGTATGGAACTGGGTGTTGATATGACCATATTCACCATAATTAAAACAACCCACCAGTCATTTGCTTCTCCATccagcatatgagtaccataACGTCCCTTCTATGCTGCAGATAAATCCATCACTCGAAAGATCCTCTCGATTTACTTAAGCCACTCTTGTGCTCCATATGGATCATACAAACCTCAAAAAGTAGGCGGAGTCTCCTTCTGGAAGGTACTCAAGCTTTGTGACTCGCTGATCACTCTAGCATAAGGCTGATTCTGCATAGCCTGAGCCACAACCTCCAAGGAAGAAGCAATCGCAACGTCGTTTCTCCCAGCCATACTCAGTTCACACCAAAATTAGCATCAAGGTTAGAATAACTATCGACAGTAATCAACTATCAAACTCTAGACTCAATAACCTAGTCGGACGGACCAACCTGAtctaataccactaatgtaacacccttctaacccacgTAAAATATTTGCAAtatgatacaaattaaatcaaataaaaccttCACACGGGGGTGTCACCTTCATGAATAATCGTCCCGCTCTGTAACATGGGTTCTCAAAACTATGTAATTCAAACACTTcttaataacataataataacatCAATTGTATCGCAGTGAAATTCATAGTTTGAAAATATCTTTATAAAACATCATTTATAACTTCATCGTTCAAGTTCCATAACCCAAAATATCACAATGCCATGAAAAGTAATTcatcataataaaacaattaaagaGAAACATAATAGTTCCAAAAAAAAACAACGATCCCAaccccgatgttacgtatcaggGGAAGACTCCCGTTTTATTCTAAACAAACGATAAAATGACTCCATGAAGCTATCCTCTAACTTCCGCAGACTATTCCCGATTACCTGCGCGTTACCTACATGGAGGAAACATTCAAACATAAAGGGTGAGTATctcataattattatataagacataaggaataaatATAGTAGTGGTACACAAATAATCAACAACGACCCGTACACCGATACAACGTATCCTCATGCTTCACATACTTACACTTGAACACCATCTTATAATTCAATCacacttatcaattaattcaTCATTTGCATCACGAATAATTAAACATCATTCAATCATGCAATGTCACAAACAATGCAATGCAACACCAATAGACTTATGCACGTTGTACTAACACTTCACTAGTGACTCAGTCACCGTTCTCCAAAGATCCCCGCCAATAAGACGATTCATGCTTGGAAACAAAATACTTCAGAATATCGCACTCAATTTTCACATTGGGATTGATGCCACCACTGGACCATTTTCCTGCAGACGTCACTGGACTATCGTCCTATaatatgctatgaatgtatgatgcACAATTTCACAATAATCAACGACCACGAGTAGTCAAAATGACATCATAATTCATTAATTCATCATATCACATAATCATCTCAACTACACGATTATCACATCCATCTCGATCAAAACAATACACACTTCATAATTGTCATGTTATTCAATCATCACAACTTCATAGAATTACAACAAGCATATACATACATGTAATCGCATAATCAAGTTCCATGTAAACGGCTCTCTAAACCCATCCATACATACTTATTAAATTTTGGAAAATTACTTGAAAATTCGTATAAATCATAAGCTTCCATAATCcgatttcatttttcaaaaataacatttttcgttcCACTGGCCTGGGCTAAACGACCCCTGCCCACGCTACACGCGCTCCATTATGCGTGGCCCCTGTGTTTCTTTTGGTTTCGCGCTAAGCATGCTCCACCGTGCTAAGCGTGCTCTTCAACTTTTGCAGAAAAATTATACGCTAACAGCCTCATACCATTCCAATTTTTCCACCCAAAACCTGTTTTAATCATTATTTCCCAGCGATTTAAGGCTTATTAACCTAGTTCTAACATGTATTTGTCATTAAAAACATCAAATCACATTTTTTCATCACAACTCCAATACCTGTCATCAAACCCTAGACCTTCAAATTAGGCATGACAACAGGGCGGATCGGGGCCGGTTATTGCCTCCCTCAAATCCAAATACAAATTCCCAAACAATCCGCATTCTCTGCCCCGAACCCAAACGGGGATGTAGAATTTAAACTCAAACCCGAAGCAaacgggttcgggtatccccgccctgTCACCATCCATTAAGtgaaatcaaattttttaaataaaaatacatattttttccaaaatcaaattaaattataaataataaaataaagcaattaattttttttataaatacatttcaaataataaatacaaatcaaaatatcaagaCATTAACtgcatatttaatattctaaattataaaaaataaataataatatacacagTGAAATAAACGGAGCACGTTCTGGTCGAATTTGGGGTGGGTAATAATGTCTCCATTCCTCATATTTTATAATCGGGAAAAACCCAAACCCAAGCAAAGCAaattttccccgtcaacttcggggcgggtt
The DNA window shown above is from Vicia villosa cultivar HV-30 ecotype Madison, WI unplaced genomic scaffold, Vvil1.0 ctg.005723F_1_1, whole genome shotgun sequence and carries:
- the LOC131642731 gene encoding uncharacterized protein LOC131642731, which produces MKDANAAKTNGRVFALRGTKDFKKDNLIRDTCLINSVELATIVDTGATHSFILLDCATMLGLELYFMDGSMVIDTPDNGFVTTTFVCKGCPLTIFDKSFVKHLVCLPLHQIDVILRMNWLKYNYVHINCFNNTLRFPKFGNGGGLMLLTSKQVSECLRDEVVMFAMFASLQSDRETASVELVIVCEFPEVFPYYISDLPLEHELEFSIELMLGTSSVSMALYRMLAFEMNELKKQLEEMLEKKFVRPSVS